The genomic DNA TCGCGCCGGTAATTGGCGGTCTCGCCGACGAAATCTTCGCCCGCTTCCAGCTGTTGACGCTGGTGGCGTAACACCTCCGGATCGGTCTGCGGCCCTTGCAGCAATCGTGGGCTGTGGCCAACGATCTCGCCGCGGCGATAGCCGGACATGCGCTCGAAGGCCTCATTGACGAACAGGATGGTCGGGCCGGGCCAGTTGAGATTGGTGTCCGTAACCATGATCGGGTCAGGACACTGCTCGAGGGCCCGCCGGTAAAAGGCTGGGGGCGGCACCCCCTGGGCCGGCCTGGTCTCGGTCACGGTGAACGCCCCGTTGACTGCAGATCCCCGCCCGGGGCATCGGGCAGTTCGGGGTAACGCGACAACACGCCCACCGCGACGGCCATGCGGACCAACTCCGAGTAGGTCTCTATACGGAGCTTGCGGAACAGGCGCGCGCGATGCACCTCCAGGGTACGGGGGCTAATCCCGAGGGCCTCGGCGAGCTCACGGTGGCAGCCACCTTCCGCCATGGCGCAGAACACCTCGTACTCCCTGTGCGTGAGTTGCGCCAACCGGTGCCGGGCGCGCTGGCGGGCCTCGCTCTCCGCCTGGGCAGCCTGGCTGACCTGTATTGCCTGGCAAATGGTATCCAGTAATTCCTGCTCACCTGCCGGCGCGCGCAAAATGTCCCAGGCCCCCTGACGCAGGGCGTCGATCACCGACTCGAGCGCGGTGGGCCCCACAACGGCCACCAGGGGGAGCAGGCGACGGCGATGAGAGCGCTCCTCCGGAGCCAACTCCGCCTCCGGCAGCGGCAACGCCCCGTCGACCCGGGTCACTATGCAGCCGGGCCCGTCGCCCAGCGTGCACCGGGCCCGCAGGCAAGTGCCATCACACAGGCGCGATGACAGGCCGGCGTTCTGTAACTGCCTACCCAACCGCTCCGCCT from Alkalispirillum mobile includes the following:
- a CDS encoding response regulator transcription factor, with the protein product MTRVDGALPLPEAELAPEERSHRRRLLPLVAVVGPTALESVIDALRQGAWDILRAPAGEQELLDTICQAIQVSQAAQAESEARQRARHRLAQLTHREYEVFCAMAEGGCHRELAEALGISPRTLEVHRARLFRKLRIETYSELVRMAVAVGVLSRYPELPDAPGGDLQSTGRSP